The Pogona vitticeps strain Pit_001003342236 chromosome 6, PviZW2.1, whole genome shotgun sequence genome contains a region encoding:
- the LOC110086936 gene encoding NACHT, LRR and PYD domains-containing protein 3 isoform X4, with amino-acid sequence MSDSVKCKLADYLEDLLVKEFSKFKMHLEEYPLEDGYKRIQRRKTEKADAIDIARLMVNAYEERKALQMTVNIFDKINRKDLSESVRREMPIYFRQPARPLTEEEERQREEKILSNLHDKLFGTQKKEVP; translated from the exons ATGTCTGACAGTGTCAAATGCAAACTGGCAGATTATCTTGAAGATCTGCTAGTGAAAGAATTCAGTAAATTTAAGATGCACCTGGAAGAATACCCGCTGGAGGATGGCTACAAACGCATTCAGCGCCGCAAAACTGAGAAGGCCGATGCCATAGATATAGCACGGCTCATGGTGAACGCGTATGAAGAGCGGAAGGCCTTGCAGATGACGGTCAACATCTTTGACAAAATAAACAGGAAAGATCTGTCAGAAAGCGTCCGAAGAGAGATGCCCATTT attttcgTCAGCCTGCAAGACCCTTGactgaggaagaagaaagacaacGGGAAGAGAAAATACTCTCAAACCTCCATGACAAATTATTTGGGACACAAAAGAAAG
- the LOC110086936 gene encoding E3 ubiquitin-protein ligase TRIM7 isoform X2, with product MSDSVKCKLADYLEDLLVKEFSKFKMHLEEYPLEDGYKRIQRRKTEKADAIDIARLMVNAYEERKALQMTVNIFDKINRKDLSESVRREMPIYFRQPARPLTEEEERQREEKILSNLHDKLFGTQKKVEVTLDPQTAFPTLILSEDRKIVYLGSRAQPLPDNPERFNVLPCVLGAEGIGTGTVEWVVEVGKAKGWAIGAVRKSIDRKGYQYITATKGYWVLELNDGKYRASTTPSTDLILWKSPRRIKVHLEYDFFILSFYDADSMEHLFTFNYPFSEVIVPFFQVWDTEIPLKICPLD from the exons ATGTCTGACAGTGTCAAATGCAAACTGGCAGATTATCTTGAAGATCTGCTAGTGAAAGAATTCAGTAAATTTAAGATGCACCTGGAAGAATACCCGCTGGAGGATGGCTACAAACGCATTCAGCGCCGCAAAACTGAGAAGGCCGATGCCATAGATATAGCACGGCTCATGGTGAACGCGTATGAAGAGCGGAAGGCCTTGCAGATGACGGTCAACATCTTTGACAAAATAAACAGGAAAGATCTGTCAGAAAGCGTCCGAAGAGAGATGCCCATTT attttcgTCAGCCTGCAAGACCCTTGactgaggaagaagaaagacaacGGGAAGAGAAAATACTCTCAAACCTCCATGACAAATTATTTGGGACACAAAAGAAAG TGGAGGTGACGCTGGATCCCCAGACAGCCTTCCCCACCCTCATCCTTTCTGAAGACCGAAAAATTGTATACCTGGGTAGCCGAGCCCAGCCTCTGCCTGACAACCCTGAGCGCTTCAACGTTTTGCCATGTGTCCTGGGAGCAGAAGGCATTGGCACGGGAACTGTAGAATGGGTGGTGGAGGTTGGCAAAGCCAAAGGCTGGGCCATTGGTGCAGTCCGGAAATCAATAGATAGAAAAGGGTACCAGTACATCACTGCTACAAAAGGGTACTGGGTGTTGGAGCTGAATGATGGAAAATACAGGGCCTCTACCACACCTTCGACTGATCTAATCCTGTGGAAATCACCACGACGGATCAAAGTACACCTTGAGTATGATTTTTTCATCCTTTCCTTTTATGATGCTGACTCCATGGAGCATCTCTTTACCTTCAACTATCCATTCTCTGAGGTTATCGTTCCCTTTTTCCAGGTCTGGGACACAGAGATTCCTCTGAAAATTTGCCCACTTGATTAA
- the LOC110086936 gene encoding NACHT, LRR and PYD domains-containing protein 3 isoform X3, with amino-acid sequence MSDSVKCKLADYLEDLLVKEFSKFKMHLEEYPLEDGYKRIQRRKTEKADAIDIARLMVNAYEERKALQMTVNIFDKINRKDLSESVRREMPIYFRQPARPLTEEEERQREEKILSNLHDKLFGTQKKVINLEGKEDGKKRE; translated from the exons ATGTCTGACAGTGTCAAATGCAAACTGGCAGATTATCTTGAAGATCTGCTAGTGAAAGAATTCAGTAAATTTAAGATGCACCTGGAAGAATACCCGCTGGAGGATGGCTACAAACGCATTCAGCGCCGCAAAACTGAGAAGGCCGATGCCATAGATATAGCACGGCTCATGGTGAACGCGTATGAAGAGCGGAAGGCCTTGCAGATGACGGTCAACATCTTTGACAAAATAAACAGGAAAGATCTGTCAGAAAGCGTCCGAAGAGAGATGCCCATTT attttcgTCAGCCTGCAAGACCCTTGactgaggaagaagaaagacaacGGGAAGAGAAAATACTCTCAAACCTCCATGACAAATTATTTGGGACACAAAAGAAAG